Proteins from a genomic interval of Myxococcales bacterium:
- a CDS encoding DEAD/DEAH box helicase yields MGGAAEAADPELEAFGVLAAEAARHSTGVPGGVLARQALAVTVGTDFGVASDALEALVSRAKAAKRDELRIVTRPRGGGRGQYRVGRRGSERRPYDVWLEAVSPPMGSCACADYGKSGLGLCKHLFAVVQAELPRLAKGRGRGGAAKSATAPTAAATATAPAATASTVGPWLGWEPVRPFTGVGDWLERVVWRAPRSAPRGVASARAAALFAPPTAPTADRRLRRLRPDDPMARREIVSTLLAAIDKGPAGCAEPALVPLLQAERDRLAQSERAVRPRDLLRHLRSLKQRLFAYQLEGVSRFLTDGRLLLADDMGLGKTAQAIAACHVLVAAGRVERGLIIVPAALKAQWAREWQLFTDLPLTVVDGSAADRARIYQRRGGGILLTNYEQVLRDLPLMQRYAPEVIVLDEAQRIKNWAAKTSAYVKQLAAPWRLVLTGTPMENRLGELSSILDWVDETALEPRWRLTSWHAVRGDGRREVVGARNLDTLRARLRPCLLRRLRSEVLGQLPSRQDTAVAVPLTAAQRAAHDDLDLPIARLAASAQRRPLTQPEFLRLMSLLTQQRIICNGLAQRDFEEVWPTLADARRPSAAMLERLASPKLLELRERIAALAVDQGRKVVVFSQWRRMLKLAHWAVGDVLGDAGVRAVFFTGDESQRRRTQNLVDFHDDPSARVLFATDAGGVGLNLQRAASCVINLDLPWNPAVLEQRIGRVHRFGQAQPVDVYALVADGGIEARIVGLVGDKKALFRGVFDGTSDVVDFAQAGTFLDRVERLVERPVVDAVALGDSSDGADDTAVELASSDGPSDTLGPVTAEPVVAVGVPALDGGAAAVGASDAATLQRLLGQISIRPLADGRVAVEAPPAVAASVATLLRGLAGLLDAQAARPPAG; encoded by the coding sequence ATGGGCGGCGCGGCCGAGGCGGCCGATCCGGAGCTGGAGGCGTTCGGCGTGCTCGCGGCCGAGGCGGCGCGGCACAGCACGGGCGTGCCGGGCGGGGTGCTGGCTCGGCAGGCGCTGGCGGTGACGGTGGGGACCGACTTCGGGGTCGCGAGTGACGCGCTCGAGGCGCTGGTGAGCCGCGCCAAGGCGGCGAAGCGCGACGAGCTCCGCATCGTCACCAGGCCGCGGGGCGGCGGTCGTGGTCAGTACCGCGTGGGCCGGCGCGGCAGCGAGCGCCGTCCGTACGACGTGTGGCTCGAGGCGGTGAGCCCGCCGATGGGCAGCTGCGCCTGCGCTGACTACGGGAAGTCGGGCCTGGGGCTGTGCAAGCACCTGTTCGCGGTGGTGCAGGCCGAGCTGCCGCGGCTGGCCAAAGGCCGCGGGCGGGGCGGGGCGGCAAAGTCCGCGACCGCGCCGACCGCGGCTGCGACCGCGACCGCGCCTGCGGCGACTGCGTCCACCGTCGGGCCATGGCTGGGCTGGGAGCCGGTGCGGCCGTTCACGGGCGTCGGCGACTGGCTGGAGCGCGTGGTGTGGCGAGCGCCGCGGTCGGCGCCGCGGGGCGTGGCCTCAGCCAGGGCGGCGGCGCTGTTTGCTCCGCCCACCGCGCCGACGGCAGATCGGCGGCTGCGCCGGTTGCGGCCGGACGATCCGATGGCGCGTCGGGAGATCGTCTCCACCTTGCTGGCGGCGATCGACAAGGGCCCGGCGGGGTGCGCCGAGCCGGCGCTGGTGCCGCTGCTCCAGGCCGAGCGCGATCGCCTGGCGCAGTCCGAGCGCGCGGTGCGCCCGCGGGACCTGTTGCGGCACCTGCGCAGCCTCAAGCAGCGCTTGTTCGCCTATCAGCTCGAGGGCGTGAGCCGGTTCCTGACCGACGGCCGGCTGCTGCTCGCCGACGACATGGGCCTGGGCAAGACCGCGCAGGCGATCGCGGCGTGTCACGTGCTGGTGGCCGCGGGGCGGGTCGAGCGCGGCCTGATCATCGTGCCGGCGGCGCTCAAGGCGCAGTGGGCCCGCGAGTGGCAGCTGTTCACCGATCTGCCGCTGACCGTGGTCGACGGCAGCGCGGCTGACCGGGCCCGGATCTACCAGCGGCGCGGCGGCGGCATCTTGCTCACGAACTACGAGCAGGTGCTGCGCGACCTGCCGCTCATGCAGCGCTACGCGCCCGAGGTGATCGTCCTCGACGAGGCCCAGCGCATCAAGAACTGGGCGGCCAAGACCTCGGCCTACGTCAAGCAGCTGGCGGCGCCGTGGCGGCTGGTCCTGACGGGGACGCCGATGGAGAACCGGTTGGGCGAGCTGTCGTCGATCCTCGACTGGGTCGACGAGACCGCGCTCGAGCCGCGCTGGCGCCTGACGTCGTGGCACGCGGTCCGGGGCGACGGGCGCCGCGAGGTGGTGGGCGCGCGCAACCTCGACACGCTGCGCGCCCGGCTGCGGCCGTGCCTGCTGCGCCGGCTGCGGTCGGAGGTGCTGGGCCAGCTGCCGTCGCGGCAGGACACCGCGGTGGCGGTGCCGTTGACCGCCGCGCAGCGCGCCGCCCACGACGACCTCGACCTGCCGATCGCCCGGCTGGCGGCGTCGGCCCAGCGCCGACCGCTGACGCAGCCCGAGTTCCTGCGGCTGATGAGCCTGCTCACCCAGCAGCGCATCATCTGCAACGGCCTGGCGCAGCGCGACTTCGAGGAGGTGTGGCCGACCCTGGCCGACGCGCGGCGGCCGAGCGCGGCGATGCTCGAGCGCCTGGCCAGCCCCAAGCTGCTCGAGCTGCGCGAGCGGATCGCCGCGCTGGCGGTCGACCAGGGCCGCAAGGTGGTCGTGTTCAGCCAGTGGCGACGCATGCTCAAGCTGGCGCACTGGGCGGTCGGCGACGTGCTCGGCGACGCGGGCGTGCGCGCGGTGTTCTTCACCGGCGACGAGTCGCAGCGGCGGCGGACCCAGAACCTGGTCGACTTCCACGACGATCCGTCGGCCCGCGTGCTGTTCGCGACCGACGCCGGCGGGGTCGGCCTCAACCTGCAGCGGGCCGCGAGCTGTGTCATCAACCTCGACCTGCCGTGGAACCCGGCGGTGCTCGAGCAGCGCATCGGCCGGGTCCATCGGTTCGGGCAGGCGCAGCCGGTCGACGTCTACGCGCTGGTCGCCGACGGTGGCATCGAGGCGCGCATCGTCGGCCTGGTCGGCGACAAGAAGGCGCTGTTCCGCGGGGTGTTCGACGGCACCAGCGACGTCGTCGACTTCGCGCAGGCCGGCACGTTCCTCGATCGCGTCGAGCGCCTGGTCGAGCGCCCGGTGGTCGACGCGGTCGCCCTCGGCGACAGCAGCGACGGCGCTGACGACACCGCCGTGGAGCTCGCGAGCAGCGACGGCCCCAGCGACACGCTAGGCCCGGTGACCGCGGAGCCTGTGGTCGCCGTCGGCGTCCCGGCGCTCGACGGTGGCGCCGCGGCGGTCGGGGCGAGCGACGCCGCGACCCTGCAGCGCCTGCTCGGGCAGATCAGCATCCGGCCTCTCGCCGACGGCCGCGTCGCGGTCGAGGCCCCGCCCGCCGTGGCCGCGTCGGTGGCGACCCTGCTGCGCGGGCTGGCGGGCCTGCTCGACGCGCAGGCGGCGCGGCCGCCGGCGGGATAG
- a CDS encoding response regulator — MNLFINARDALQGVDSPRAQIEVIVERRPGRVGAPAALQVQVRDTGAGIAPDIRGRVFEPFFTTKPIGHGTGLGLATVWASVRAHRGSISCDSAPGGGTTFTIQLPLDDRAADATPEGAPADATPGNGELVLIIDDEPALRQIIAALLTRAGYRVATAASGAEGVERFRAAPADLVLLDHSMPGQPPATTLAQLRALAPGLPIISFSGLGATLVDATAHLHKPVDSNTLLAAIRAVLPPAP, encoded by the coding sequence GTGAACCTGTTCATCAACGCGCGCGACGCGCTCCAGGGCGTCGACTCGCCGCGCGCCCAGATCGAGGTCATCGTCGAGCGACGCCCCGGCCGCGTCGGCGCCCCGGCCGCGCTGCAGGTGCAGGTCCGCGACACCGGCGCCGGCATCGCGCCCGATATCCGCGGGCGCGTGTTCGAGCCGTTCTTCACGACCAAGCCGATCGGCCACGGCACCGGGCTCGGGCTCGCCACGGTCTGGGCGTCGGTCCGCGCGCACCGGGGCTCGATCAGCTGTGACTCCGCGCCCGGCGGCGGCACGACCTTCACGATCCAGCTGCCGCTCGACGACCGCGCCGCCGACGCCACGCCCGAGGGCGCGCCCGCCGACGCCACGCCCGGCAACGGCGAGCTGGTGCTGATCATCGACGACGAGCCGGCGCTGCGCCAGATCATCGCCGCGCTGCTCACCCGCGCCGGCTACCGGGTCGCGACCGCCGCGTCTGGCGCCGAGGGCGTGGAGCGCTTCCGCGCAGCGCCCGCCGACCTCGTGCTGCTCGATCACTCGATGCCCGGCCAGCCGCCCGCGACCACGCTCGCGCAGCTCCGCGCCCTCGCCCCCGGCCTCCCGATCATCTCGTTCAGCGGCCTCGGCGCCACGCTGGTCGACGCCACCGCGCACCTGCACAAGCCGGTCGACTCGAACACGCTGCTCGCCGCGATCCGCGCGGTCCTGCCGCCGGCGCCGTAG
- a CDS encoding TetR/AcrR family transcriptional regulator — MAVTRRALHVEDTRRALLAAARHEFAARGYAQASLDDIAARARLTKGALYHHFKSKAALLTAVYLEMEEELAVQVSDAVAACAGDARARLFAAVGAFFAASAEPAYARIVLRDAPGVLDRVEGRSIDHAIGLGLVTALVTGLRDEGRLGPQLPLTMAARMLLAAVSEIAMSMAHADDPAAVQRDGMLVIDALVTGLALATARPADVALDAVA, encoded by the coding sequence ATGGCCGTCACGCGCCGCGCGCTCCATGTCGAGGACACGCGACGAGCGCTCCTGGCCGCGGCCCGTCACGAGTTCGCCGCCCGCGGCTACGCCCAGGCGTCGCTCGACGACATCGCCGCGCGGGCGCGGCTGACCAAGGGCGCGCTCTACCACCACTTCAAGAGCAAGGCCGCGCTGCTCACCGCGGTCTACCTCGAGATGGAGGAGGAGCTCGCGGTCCAGGTGAGCGACGCGGTCGCCGCCTGCGCTGGTGACGCGCGGGCCCGGCTGTTCGCCGCGGTCGGCGCGTTCTTCGCCGCGTCGGCCGAGCCCGCGTACGCGCGGATCGTCCTGCGCGACGCGCCGGGCGTGCTCGACCGGGTCGAGGGCCGCTCGATCGACCACGCCATCGGCCTGGGCCTGGTCACCGCGCTGGTGACCGGGCTGCGCGACGAGGGTCGGCTCGGGCCGCAGCTGCCGCTGACGATGGCGGCGCGCATGCTCCTGGCCGCGGTCAGCGAGATCGCGATGAGCATGGCCCACGCCGACGACCCGGCGGCGGTGCAGCGGGACGGCATGCTCGTGATCGACGCGCTCGTGACCGGCCTCGCGCTGGCCACCGCGCGCCCCGCCGACGTCGCGCTGGACGCGGTCGCGTGA
- a CDS encoding right-handed parallel beta-helix repeat-containing protein: MTRTMFTAAALVVALAACGGDDNNFPTNSCADVTGTCVQINGGDVELLQTTVNTIAPGTTIVLGSGTFAMTNSLTIRSAGTHLIGQGIDVTILDYATTAAQVNGVDVQGDDFLVQDLTVQDAPKDGIRVEASDGVVFRRIKAAWSTPSDSTNGAYGIYPVKSQHVLVEDSQAVNASDAGLYVGQCQHVIVRNNTVTGNVAGLEIENTQYADVYGNTADDNTGGIVVFDLPGNPIVGRDVRLRDNIIRNNNHVNFAPAARSRRSRRGPARSRWRRAGSRSPATPTRTTTPATSRWSAAW; the protein is encoded by the coding sequence ATGACTCGAACGATGTTCACGGCGGCCGCGCTGGTGGTGGCCCTCGCTGCCTGCGGCGGCGACGACAACAACTTCCCGACCAACTCGTGCGCGGACGTCACCGGGACGTGCGTGCAGATCAACGGCGGCGACGTCGAGCTCTTGCAGACGACCGTGAACACGATCGCGCCGGGCACGACGATCGTGCTCGGCTCGGGCACGTTCGCGATGACCAACTCGCTGACGATCCGCTCGGCCGGCACCCACCTCATCGGCCAGGGCATCGACGTCACGATCCTCGACTACGCGACGACCGCGGCGCAGGTCAACGGCGTCGACGTCCAGGGCGACGACTTCCTGGTCCAGGACCTGACCGTGCAGGACGCGCCCAAGGACGGCATCCGGGTCGAGGCCAGCGACGGCGTCGTGTTCCGCCGGATCAAGGCGGCGTGGTCGACCCCGTCGGACTCGACCAACGGCGCCTACGGCATCTACCCGGTCAAGTCCCAGCACGTGCTGGTCGAGGACAGCCAGGCCGTGAACGCGTCCGACGCCGGCCTGTACGTCGGGCAGTGTCAGCACGTGATCGTCCGCAACAACACGGTCACCGGCAACGTCGCCGGCCTCGAGATCGAGAACACCCAGTACGCCGACGTCTACGGCAACACCGCCGACGACAACACCGGCGGCATCGTCGTGTTCGACCTGCCCGGCAACCCGATCGTCGGGCGCGACGTGCGGCTGCGCGACAACATCATCCGCAACAACAACCACGTCAACTTCGCCCCGGCGGCACGGTCGCGTCGATCCCGTCGGGGACCGGCACGTTCGCGATGGCGTCGCGCCGGGTCGAGATCACCGGCAACACCTACGAGAACAACAACACCGGCGACATCGCGCTGGTCAGCGGCCTGGTGA
- a CDS encoding VWA domain-containing protein, which produces MVFVLDCSGSMTDPARGRLAQIAVPVVAAPPPPPVPQPPPPPPPQPGDPAVIPGYSDPPLTTSPPLTSPPPMRPEEQTPPPIVQPAPAPAPVLPRKFDIAQAELIDAVRQLPDGTRINVIFFNSDLQAVATELVTLQANDRDPLVAFIMDRVATGSTALTPAMRMAFLMNARRIVLLSDGLGNVGGSSGALLRDAREAVRGGVRIDAIGLGDDQDARLLHTLATESGGLYQRL; this is translated from the coding sequence GTGGTGTTCGTCCTCGATTGCTCCGGCTCGATGACCGACCCCGCGCGCGGCCGGCTCGCGCAGATCGCCGTGCCGGTCGTCGCAGCGCCGCCGCCGCCGCCGGTCCCGCAGCCACCCCCACCGCCCCCGCCGCAGCCCGGCGACCCGGCGGTGATCCCAGGCTACTCCGACCCGCCGCTGACGACGTCGCCGCCGCTGACCTCGCCGCCACCGATGCGGCCCGAGGAGCAGACGCCCCCGCCGATCGTGCAGCCCGCGCCCGCCCCCGCCCCGGTCCTCCCGCGCAAGTTCGACATCGCCCAGGCCGAGCTCATCGACGCGGTCCGGCAGCTCCCCGACGGCACGCGCATCAACGTCATCTTCTTCAACAGCGATCTCCAGGCCGTGGCCACCGAGCTGGTGACGCTCCAGGCCAACGACCGCGACCCGCTGGTGGCGTTCATCATGGACCGCGTCGCCACCGGCAGCACCGCCCTGACCCCGGCCATGCGCATGGCCTTCCTCATGAACGCCCGCCGGATCGTGCTGCTGTCCGACGGGCTCGGCAACGTCGGCGGCTCGTCGGGCGCGCTCCTGCGCGACGCCCGCGAGGCCGTGCGCGGCGGCGTCCGCATCGACGCCATCGGCCTCGGCGACGATCAGGACGCCCGGCTCCTGCACACGCTGGCCACCGAGAGCGGCGGCCTGTACCAGCGGCTGTAG
- a CDS encoding alpha/beta hydrolase, with the protein MTAERDHGDDLRGASRLVIDATRGVTSVVEDMHRAIADGPGGLARPITLPGRVISGLVYGSVRGVAALVGAGLDRALAQLSPILGASRPGFEREAVLAAINGVVGDWLEATGNPLAIPSRLRHGGVPLVLEPAALAAAFPAAGGKLVVLIHGSSMSDVGWRRRGHDHGAALAEALGFAPVYAHYNSGRHVSTNGAELAGLLEGLVTAWPTPVDELVLLGHSMGGLVARSACVVGERADHGWRRSLRALVCLGSPHHGAPLERHGNLFERALGVSRYSAPLARLGKLRSAGVTDLRYGNVLDEHWAGVDRFAPGADQRSPAPLPDGVACHAIAATTARAPVERPPGDGLVPVDSALGRHPRPELTLAFPEAHQRLITGAGHLDLLDHPEVVAQLRAWLA; encoded by the coding sequence ATGACCGCCGAGCGCGACCACGGCGACGACCTGCGCGGCGCGAGCCGCCTGGTGATCGACGCGACCCGTGGGGTGACCAGCGTGGTCGAGGACATGCACCGGGCGATCGCCGACGGGCCCGGCGGGCTGGCGCGGCCGATCACGCTGCCGGGGCGCGTGATCTCCGGGCTGGTGTACGGCAGCGTCCGCGGGGTCGCGGCGCTGGTGGGCGCCGGGCTCGATCGCGCGCTGGCGCAGCTGTCGCCGATCCTGGGCGCGAGCCGCCCAGGGTTCGAGCGCGAGGCGGTGCTGGCGGCGATCAACGGCGTCGTCGGCGACTGGCTCGAGGCGACCGGCAACCCGCTGGCGATCCCGAGCCGGCTGCGCCACGGCGGCGTGCCGCTGGTGCTCGAGCCCGCGGCGCTGGCCGCGGCGTTCCCGGCGGCGGGCGGCAAGCTCGTGGTCTTGATCCACGGCTCGAGCATGAGCGACGTCGGCTGGCGGCGCCGCGGCCACGATCACGGCGCGGCGCTGGCCGAGGCGCTGGGGTTCGCGCCGGTCTACGCGCACTACAACAGCGGGCGGCACGTGTCGACCAACGGCGCCGAGCTGGCCGGCTTGCTCGAGGGCCTGGTGACGGCGTGGCCGACGCCGGTCGACGAGCTGGTGCTGCTCGGCCACAGCATGGGCGGCCTGGTCGCGCGCAGCGCGTGCGTCGTCGGCGAGCGGGCCGATCATGGCTGGCGCCGGTCGCTGCGCGCGCTGGTGTGCCTGGGCTCGCCGCACCACGGCGCGCCGCTCGAGCGCCACGGCAACCTGTTCGAGCGCGCGCTCGGCGTCAGCCGGTACAGCGCGCCGCTCGCGCGCCTGGGCAAGCTGCGCAGCGCCGGCGTCACCGACCTGCGCTACGGCAACGTCCTCGACGAGCACTGGGCCGGCGTCGATCGGTTCGCGCCGGGCGCCGACCAGCGCAGCCCCGCGCCCCTGCCCGACGGCGTCGCCTGCCACGCGATCGCCGCGACCACCGCGCGCGCGCCGGTCGAGCGCCCGCCGGGCGACGGCCTCGTGCCGGTCGACAGCGCGCTGGGGCGCCACCCGCGGCCCGAGCTGACCCTGGCCTTCCCCGAGGCGCACCAGCGGCTCATCACCGGCGCCGGCCACCTCGATCTGCTCGATCACCCCGAGGTCGTCGCGCAGCTGCGCGCCTGGCTGGCGTAG
- a CDS encoding tetratricopeptide repeat protein, which translates to MADDDPEGPNIDRGVALEEAGDADGAAAIYREVIARVPGHAIAHYNLGVVQFKLGRLAQAIAAFDAAIAADPGDASAYYNRGVCHGQVAAAAGNLRIDGAGLTAVGGAGLARYARAIDDYTRALAIDERPHVLVNRAVARHKLGQDADAIADLRRAIALGDPRAPRALKDFFGLDA; encoded by the coding sequence ATGGCGGACGACGACCCGGAGGGGCCGAACATCGATCGGGGGGTGGCGCTCGAGGAGGCCGGCGACGCGGACGGCGCCGCGGCGATCTATCGGGAGGTGATCGCGCGCGTCCCGGGGCACGCGATCGCGCACTACAACCTGGGCGTCGTGCAGTTCAAGCTCGGGCGCCTCGCGCAGGCGATCGCCGCGTTCGACGCCGCCATCGCCGCCGACCCAGGCGACGCCTCGGCGTACTACAACCGCGGCGTGTGCCACGGCCAGGTCGCGGCCGCCGCCGGCAACCTGCGCATCGACGGCGCCGGGCTGACGGCGGTCGGCGGCGCCGGGCTGGCGAGGTACGCGCGCGCGATCGACGACTACACCCGCGCGCTGGCGATCGACGAGCGCCCCCACGTGCTGGTCAACCGCGCGGTCGCGCGCCACAAGCTGGGCCAGGACGCCGACGCCATCGCCGACCTGCGGCGCGCGATCGCGCTGGGCGATCCGCGGGCCCCGCGCGCGCTCAAGGACTTCTTCGGCCTCGACGCCTGA
- a CDS encoding cyanophycinase has protein sequence MGRALVLVLVAACGSGGATPGDPIDAVAADAAAPAPPPGLTRWLTGDAADAVTATRGGLILMGGGADVDAAFAWQRDRIGGGDVVVLRASGADGYNDYLYRAIGGVDSVETLLVDSAALAREPYVAWTIDHAEAVFLAGGDQAVYLAAWGDGPVAAALTAAHARGAVLGGTSAGCAVLGELVFAARNGSVYSDEALADPYNRFMTFARGFVAVPPLAQVITDTHFAARDRMGRLLAFVARALVDGTAARPLGLGIDEGTALVVDPDGVGTVVGAGAIYAVAPRDPPQACAAGAPLAWADVPVHELRAGDTIALPAGTTAVPPRSIAAAGGATVPADPY, from the coding sequence ATGGGTCGCGCGCTCGTGCTCGTGCTGGTCGCTGCGTGTGGTAGCGGGGGCGCGACGCCCGGCGATCCGATCGACGCGGTGGCCGCGGACGCCGCTGCGCCCGCGCCGCCGCCGGGGCTGACCCGGTGGCTGACCGGCGACGCGGCCGACGCGGTCACCGCGACCCGCGGCGGGCTGATCCTGATGGGCGGCGGCGCCGACGTCGACGCCGCGTTCGCCTGGCAGCGCGACCGGATCGGCGGCGGCGACGTCGTCGTGCTGCGGGCCTCCGGCGCCGACGGGTACAACGACTACCTGTACCGCGCCATCGGCGGCGTCGACTCGGTCGAGACGCTGCTGGTCGACAGCGCGGCGCTGGCGCGGGAGCCGTACGTCGCGTGGACGATCGATCACGCCGAGGCGGTGTTCCTCGCCGGCGGCGATCAGGCCGTGTACCTTGCGGCGTGGGGCGACGGGCCGGTCGCGGCCGCGCTGACCGCGGCCCACGCGCGCGGCGCGGTGCTCGGCGGCACCAGCGCCGGCTGCGCGGTGCTGGGCGAGCTGGTGTTCGCGGCGCGCAACGGCTCGGTCTACTCCGACGAGGCGCTGGCCGACCCCTACAATCGCTTCATGACCTTCGCCCGCGGGTTCGTCGCGGTGCCGCCGCTGGCCCAGGTGATCACCGACACCCACTTCGCCGCCCGCGATCGGATGGGGCGGCTGCTGGCGTTCGTGGCGCGGGCGCTGGTCGACGGCACGGCGGCGCGACCGCTGGGCCTCGGGATCGACGAGGGCACCGCGCTCGTGGTCGACCCCGACGGCGTCGGCACCGTCGTGGGCGCGGGCGCGATCTACGCGGTGGCGCCACGGGATCCGCCCCAGGCCTGCGCCGCCGGTGCGCCGCTGGCGTGGGCCGACGTGCCGGTCCACGAGCTGCGCGCCGGGGACACCATCGCGCTGCCGGCCGGGACGACGGCCGTGCCGCCCCGATCGATCGCGGCGGCGGGCGGCGCGACCGTGCCCGCCGATCCGTACTGA
- a CDS encoding serine protease — MTRTLLAAALFAVVATACVDDRPLGERGDAIIGGALVPSSQFPSVVALENGPGNWFCTGTLVHERYVLTAAHCVEGETAASLKIRFDDADVNDTSGGAEVAVAAVHGHPGYDGFAWDNDIAVIELAAPATGHAITPIHRVAPAAGTAITQVGYGDADDNGGGAGVLRAVEVANIDCATVNDPEVSGANLMCFDTSTGRTTCYGDSGGPSFVAGADGLEVAGVTSGGTADLCLSGFDLQTLVASELDFVDQYVPLPVTPPDPPKDDGGCAAAGRHGPGGALLLLGALGLRRRRRAR, encoded by the coding sequence ATGACCCGCACCCTGCTCGCCGCCGCGCTGTTCGCTGTCGTCGCCACCGCCTGCGTCGACGATCGCCCGCTGGGCGAGCGCGGCGACGCGATCATCGGCGGCGCGCTGGTCCCGTCGAGCCAGTTCCCGTCGGTGGTGGCCCTCGAGAACGGCCCGGGCAACTGGTTCTGCACGGGCACGCTGGTGCACGAGCGGTACGTGCTGACCGCGGCCCACTGCGTCGAGGGCGAGACCGCGGCCTCGCTCAAGATCCGGTTCGACGACGCCGACGTCAACGACACCAGCGGCGGCGCCGAGGTCGCGGTCGCCGCGGTCCACGGCCACCCCGGCTACGACGGGTTCGCCTGGGACAACGACATCGCGGTGATCGAGCTGGCGGCCCCGGCGACCGGCCACGCGATCACGCCGATCCATCGCGTCGCGCCCGCGGCGGGGACGGCGATCACCCAGGTCGGCTACGGCGACGCCGACGACAACGGCGGAGGGGCCGGCGTGCTGCGCGCGGTCGAGGTCGCCAACATCGACTGCGCGACCGTCAACGATCCCGAGGTGAGCGGGGCCAACCTGATGTGCTTCGACACGAGCACCGGGCGCACGACCTGCTACGGCGACAGCGGCGGGCCGTCGTTCGTGGCCGGCGCCGACGGGCTCGAGGTGGCGGGGGTGACCTCGGGCGGGACCGCGGACCTGTGCCTCAGCGGCTTCGATCTGCAGACCCTCGTCGCGAGCGAGCTCGACTTCGTCGATCAGTACGTGCCGCTGCCGGTCACGCCGCCGGATCCGCCCAAGGATGACGGCGGTTGCGCGGCCGCCGGGCGCCACGGTCCCGGCGGGGCGCTGCTGCTGCTCGGCGCGCTCGGGCTGCGCCGTCGGCGGCGCGCGCGCTGA
- a CDS encoding CBS domain-containing protein produces the protein MQSPVWKVVDAKVGRIEKVDVSATVCAAVGLMNEREIGSVLVFEGTRLVGIFTERDVLVRVVGERRDPTTLLVGEVMSTELNVVEPSTTVEEAMAIMTARRHRHLPVVDGDQVVGLVSAGDLTRWVIRDQQRSIYDLTDYIQHA, from the coding sequence ATGCAGAGCCCGGTCTGGAAGGTCGTCGACGCGAAGGTCGGTCGGATCGAGAAGGTGGATGTCAGCGCGACGGTGTGCGCCGCCGTCGGACTGATGAACGAGCGCGAGATCGGATCGGTGCTGGTCTTCGAGGGCACACGCCTGGTCGGGATCTTCACCGAGCGCGACGTGCTGGTGCGCGTCGTCGGTGAGCGCCGCGACCCGACGACGCTGCTGGTCGGCGAGGTGATGTCGACCGAGCTCAACGTCGTCGAGCCGAGCACGACGGTCGAGGAGGCGATGGCGATCATGACCGCGCGCCGTCACCGCCACCTGCCCGTGGTCGACGGCGATCAGGTCGTGGGGCTGGTCTCGGCGGGCGACCTGACCCGCTGGGTCATCCGCGATCAGCAGCGCTCGATCTACGATCTCACCGACTACATCCAGCACGCGTGA